In Actinopolyspora saharensis, the genomic window GCGGTCGCGGCCACCTTGCGGGCCTCCGAGATGCCGCCGAAGTGCCCGATGTCGGGCTGGATGACGTCGGCCGCCTGCCTGGAGAACAGCTCCCGGAACTCGAAGCGGTCGTGGATGCGCTCCCCGGTCGCGACAGCCAGCGGGGTCGCCGCGGAGACCTTGCTCAGCGCCTCGATGTTCTCCGGCGGCACCGGCTCCTCGATCCAGCTGGGCGAGAACCGGGCCAGCTCACCGGCGACCCGGGTCGCCTCCGCCGGGGTGAACCGCCCGTGCATCTCGATGAGGACCTCGACGTCGGGGCCCACCGCGTCCCGCACGGCTTCCACCAGCTCGACCGAGCGGCGCGACTCCTCGAGCTCCAGCTCCCAGCGCCCCGGGCCGAACGGGTCGAACTTCAGCGCCCGGTACCCGCTGTCCACCACCGCGCGAGCCGCCTCGTGGAACTGCTCCGGAGTGCGCTCCACCGTGTACCAGCCGTTGGCGTAGGCCTTGACCCGGTCCCGGACGTTTCCGCCGAGCAGTCGCCAGACCGGTTCGCCCAGCGCCTTGCCGACGATGTCCCAGCACGCCATCTCCACGCAGGCGATGCCGGACATCACGACCTCGCCCGCGCGGCCGTAGTCACCGCGCTTCATCCGCCACACCAGGGATTCGATGTTGAACGGGTCGGCGCCGACGACGTGGTTGCGCGCGGCCTCGTTGAGGTAGCCGAGCAGCGCCTCGGTGTGCCCCAGCATCCGCGTCTCGCCCACCCCGACGAAGCCGTCGTCGGTGTGCAGGCGGACGTAGGTCATGTCCCTCCAGGGAGTCCCGAGGACCAGGGGTTCGACCTTCGTGATTTTCACCTGAGATCACTCGCCTTCTCGCTCGTCGCGGACTCACCGCGCGGGACGGCGAGTCCTGGGGCAGGCAGTTCCGAGGTCGTGGCCTCCGGCATGTAGCGGTGCAACATGTCCAGGCCGATGCGGGCACGACGCACGCGTTCCCGACCGAGCGCGACGGCCGTGGGGGTCAGGTGGCCACCGCTGGGATAGATGTCGGGGGCGTTGCGCAGCCCGAACTTGACGTAGACGGGTGCGGCGACCCGGACTATCTCGGCTATCTCGTAGTGCCGGACGAATCCGCCCAGGTCGTCCGGGGACTCGATGTAGATGTCGAGCGGCAGGTCGGTGGCCGCGCGTATGGAGGCCAGCTGACCGGTGGAGAGGTCCGTCGGCACGTTGTAGGTGTCGGCGCCGAGCCTCTCCGCGATCGCGATGGAAACCGGATTGGACAGAGCCATTTGGACACTGCACTTGAAGCACATGTCCGCGGGCAACGTCCCTTCCTCGCGCATCCGCGCCGCGATCGAGAGCACCCCGAGGTCCGTGATCAGCACGCTGCGCACACCGGCGTCGGCGGCTCGGCGCACGTCCTCCAGCACGTGGGCGAGTTGATCGGTGCCGCGGGCCTGGGCCGCTATGGAAGCACCGACCCGGGATCCCACCATCGCTCCGGTGTGCCATCCCGCCTGCGGACGGGCGAACAGGCTCAGCTCCGCGTGGTTCCGCCCCGCCGTGGCGGCCATCTCGGCGAGCTCGGTGTCCGTGAGCATCATGGCCCCGCTGCCCTGGGAAATGCGGTGCACGGGGACGTCCCGTTCCGCGGCTTCGGACAGGACGGCGTCGAGCACCTCGGGCCCCTCGGTGCTCGGGATCTCCACGCGATACTGCGCCCCGTCGGGGAAACGCCGGGAGCTCGCAGGGGGTTCTTCGGCGTCCTCGGCGGGCAACCCCTGGGATCGCAAGAACGTTCGTGCTTCCAACACCCACTCCGTTCGAAATATCGGACGTTGTTCGACAACGTAGCCGCACATGCCTCACCAGGTCAATAGGCGAGTCCTTCGAACCGCGTCTTCCGATTTCCGGTAAACTGTTCGAAATACCGGTCACGTGTCGGCCAAGAACCAGCTCACGGATCCGGCCCGATCGGAGCTCATCCGTCGAAGAACCGAGGGGGCGACCGCTGTGGCACGAGCAGTACCCGCTTTGCAGCGGGCTTTCGACATACTGGAACTGTTCCTGGACGAAGCGGAACTGAGCGCCCCGGAGATCACCACCAGGCTGGATCTCCCCCGCACGACGGTGCACGAGCTGCTCGGGACGCTCGTGGAGCGCGGATACCTCACCCACGCGGGCAGCAGCGGTTCCAGGTACAGGCTGGGAGTCCGGAGTTTCCAGCTGGGCTCCGCCTACGCCGACCGGCTGGACCTCGCCCGCGAGGGACAGCTCGCCG contains:
- a CDS encoding mandelate racemase/muconate lactonizing enzyme family protein → MKITKVEPLVLGTPWRDMTYVRLHTDDGFVGVGETRMLGHTEALLGYLNEAARNHVVGADPFNIESLVWRMKRGDYGRAGEVVMSGIACVEMACWDIVGKALGEPVWRLLGGNVRDRVKAYANGWYTVERTPEQFHEAARAVVDSGYRALKFDPFGPGRWELELEESRRSVELVEAVRDAVGPDVEVLIEMHGRFTPAEATRVAGELARFSPSWIEEPVPPENIEALSKVSAATPLAVATGERIHDRFEFRELFSRQAADVIQPDIGHFGGISEARKVAATAETHYVLVAPHNVGGPVLTAANLHLAAVTENFKIQEHFNDFADAHVKQAAPGLPEVEDGYFELPTAPGLGVELDVDFVREHPASGARFDLYAEDWHFRGTKEKAS
- a CDS encoding U32 family peptidase — its product is MCGYVVEQRPIFRTEWVLEARTFLRSQGLPAEDAEEPPASSRRFPDGAQYRVEIPSTEGPEVLDAVLSEAAERDVPVHRISQGSGAMMLTDTELAEMAATAGRNHAELSLFARPQAGWHTGAMVGSRVGASIAAQARGTDQLAHVLEDVRRAADAGVRSVLITDLGVLSIAARMREEGTLPADMCFKCSVQMALSNPVSIAIAERLGADTYNVPTDLSTGQLASIRAATDLPLDIYIESPDDLGGFVRHYEIAEIVRVAAPVYVKFGLRNAPDIYPSGGHLTPTAVALGRERVRRARIGLDMLHRYMPEATTSELPAPGLAVPRGESATSEKASDLR